From a single Shewanella denitrificans OS217 genomic region:
- a CDS encoding MGMT family protein, which translates to MTQSLYPSSQPHSLTAKQKIWFVVALIPEGKVACYGKIADLAGLPGRARYVSRALKEAPETLSLPWHRVINSQGKISFDKFSQMFQHQTECLRIEGVAVNSGKIALSEFEWQPDMATLVMSLPF; encoded by the coding sequence ATGACTCAGTCTCTATACCCAAGTTCGCAACCCCATAGCCTCACAGCAAAGCAAAAGATCTGGTTTGTGGTGGCGTTGATCCCTGAAGGAAAAGTCGCCTGCTATGGAAAAATTGCCGACTTAGCAGGATTACCAGGGCGCGCGCGTTACGTCTCTCGCGCCTTAAAGGAGGCACCTGAAACGTTAAGTTTACCTTGGCACAGGGTAATCAATAGCCAAGGAAAGATTTCATTCGACAAATTTAGCCAAATGTTCCAACATCAAACAGAGTGTTTGCGCATTGAAGGTGTAGCGGTGAACTCTGGCAAAATTGCCTTGTCTGAGTTTGAATGGCAACCGGATATGGCAACCTTAGTGATGTCTCTGCCCTTTTAA
- a CDS encoding PAQR family membrane homeostasis protein TrhA, with product MSIELSETNSSPKCHTEIEFTQPSKMFDYCRKEEAANVYTHALGVFLGLIALYFMLLKGYQQQVGNINLFGLGVYGTSIVLLFLASTLYHASRSELWRKRLKIADHCAIYTLIAGTYTPLMLLTLNTSKAGSVLLVIWLIALGGIIFKTLFIGRFKAFSVILYLVMGWMCVTVMDDLVSAMSPLGFKLLLGGGILYSLGVIFYVTKRIPYNHAIWHLFVLGGALAHFLCIYLTAI from the coding sequence ATGTCTATAGAGTTATCCGAAACTAACTCCAGTCCCAAATGCCATACTGAAATCGAATTTACGCAACCAAGTAAAATGTTTGATTATTGCCGTAAGGAAGAGGCGGCGAATGTCTACACCCATGCTCTTGGCGTATTTTTGGGACTAATTGCACTCTACTTTATGCTGCTTAAAGGCTATCAGCAGCAAGTGGGCAATATTAACTTGTTTGGTTTAGGCGTGTATGGCACTAGCATAGTGCTCTTGTTTCTAGCATCGACCCTGTACCATGCTAGCCGCAGTGAACTGTGGCGCAAGCGGTTAAAAATTGCGGATCATTGCGCTATTTATACTTTGATTGCGGGTACTTACACTCCGTTAATGTTATTGACATTAAATACCAGTAAAGCCGGTAGTGTATTGCTCGTTATTTGGTTAATAGCATTAGGCGGCATTATTTTCAAAACCCTGTTCATTGGCCGCTTTAAGGCCTTTAGCGTCATCTTATATCTAGTCATGGGTTGGATGTGTGTCACCGTCATGGATGATTTAGTCAGTGCGATGTCACCATTGGGATTTAAGCTGTTATTGGGCGGCGGCATACTCTATAGCCTAGGGGTTATTTTTTATGTGACGAAACGCATCCCTTATAATCATGCAATCTGGCACTTATTCGTCCTCGGCGGCGCCTTGGCCCATTTCCTGTGTATTTACCTAACGGCAATTTAA